The proteins below come from a single Polynucleobacter sp. MWH-UH23A genomic window:
- the nusB gene encoding transcription antitermination factor NusB — protein MTKSSLNPSQSSKDGDNTKSAAPKRSLTPRRRAREYALQGVYQSLVVRRAGSLPNGPAIAKQLAEDPAFKRCQLDLFNCIFQGVLERTDELEAIITPALDRPINELSPVEHAALLIGAYELAADLSVPYKVAINEAVELAKTFGGTDGHKYVNGVLDLLAQKLRISETKAD, from the coding sequence ATGACTAAATCATCTCTGAATCCATCACAATCTAGTAAAGATGGAGATAACACTAAATCTGCCGCACCTAAGCGCTCTCTAACGCCGCGTCGTCGCGCTCGTGAATACGCTCTTCAAGGCGTGTATCAAAGCTTGGTTGTCCGTCGAGCAGGCAGCCTTCCAAATGGCCCTGCAATCGCCAAACAATTGGCTGAAGATCCGGCATTTAAGCGTTGCCAACTCGATCTATTCAATTGTATTTTTCAAGGTGTACTTGAACGTACTGACGAACTCGAGGCCATTATTACCCCGGCACTTGATAGACCCATTAATGAGCTATCCCCCGTAGAGCATGCCGCCCTACTGATTGGCGCTTACGAACTTGCTGCCGACTTATCCGTACCTTATAAAGTGGCGATCAACGAAGCTGTGGAGCTTGCCAAAACCTTTGGCGGCACAGATGGCCATAAATATGTCAATGGCGTCTTAGATCTCTTGGCACAGAAACTCCGCATCTCAGAAACAAAAGCTGACTAA
- the ribBA gene encoding bifunctional 3,4-dihydroxy-2-butanone-4-phosphate synthase/GTP cyclohydrolase II, translated as MPNTLSPTEEIIAELRAGRMVILVDEEDRENEGDLVLAADHVSAEAVNFMAKHGRGLICLTLTRERCQQLNLPLMVRDNGTSMGTNFTVSIEAATGVTTGISAADRALTIKTAVAPNAKPSDLVQPGHIFPLMAQPGGVLIRSGHTEAGCDLAAMAGCSPTAVICEIMKDDGSMARLPDLLEFSKEHQLKIGSIADLIKYRSQHESIVVREGVREFITPWGKFEGIIYRDTPSSCIHIALIHGKPSESQETLVRVHEPVTVLDFLDSQVSTHSWPLAQALQEIAAASAGVAVLLNASGIAAPNDQDWLAQFKKLNQPTDAVKKPLTRKTDFRSYGIGAQILKDIGVGKMRLLANPSPVPSLSGYKLEVTGYLPYESK; from the coding sequence ATGCCAAATACCCTTTCCCCCACAGAAGAAATCATTGCCGAGCTTCGTGCTGGCCGCATGGTCATTCTGGTGGACGAAGAAGATCGTGAAAACGAAGGTGATCTAGTGTTGGCCGCCGATCATGTCAGCGCAGAAGCAGTTAATTTCATGGCTAAACACGGTCGCGGACTCATCTGCCTTACCTTGACCCGCGAACGTTGCCAGCAGCTTAATTTACCGTTGATGGTGCGTGATAACGGCACCTCCATGGGAACCAACTTCACCGTTTCGATTGAGGCGGCCACTGGTGTCACGACGGGTATTTCTGCAGCAGATCGCGCCCTCACTATTAAGACTGCCGTAGCCCCTAATGCCAAGCCCAGCGACTTAGTGCAGCCTGGTCATATTTTTCCGCTAATGGCGCAACCGGGTGGTGTATTAATTCGCTCTGGTCATACAGAGGCAGGTTGTGATCTTGCCGCTATGGCGGGCTGCTCTCCGACGGCGGTGATTTGCGAAATTATGAAAGATGATGGCAGTATGGCGCGCTTGCCAGACTTGCTCGAGTTTTCAAAAGAACATCAACTCAAAATTGGTAGTATTGCCGACTTAATCAAATATCGTAGTCAACATGAAAGTATTGTTGTTCGAGAAGGTGTTCGTGAATTCATCACTCCATGGGGCAAGTTTGAAGGCATTATTTATCGCGATACACCAAGTTCATGTATCCATATTGCGCTTATTCACGGCAAGCCATCCGAATCACAAGAAACGCTAGTTCGGGTTCACGAGCCTGTAACCGTTTTAGATTTTTTAGACTCTCAGGTCAGCACCCATTCCTGGCCATTGGCACAAGCACTACAAGAGATTGCCGCTGCTTCAGCAGGAGTCGCAGTTTTGCTGAATGCATCTGGTATTGCCGCGCCAAATGATCAAGATTGGCTAGCGCAATTCAAAAAACTGAATCAGCCAACCGATGCAGTAAAAAAGCCCCTTACACGCAAAACTGATTTCCGTAGCTATGGTATTGGTGCTCAAATTCTCAAAGATATTGGCGTCGGAAAAATGCGTTTACTAGCAAATCCAAGTCCCGTACCAAGCCTCTCTGGATATAAGCTTGAAGTTACTGGATATCTTCCTTATGAATCCAAATAA
- the ribH gene encoding 6,7-dimethyl-8-ribityllumazine synthase, which produces MTISNNDAVSVLEADLNGQDLRIGIVQARFNEDHCVALTNACIGELIALGVSQSDIKLVTVPGALEIPFALQKLAETGEFDGLVALGAVIRGETYHFELVSNESASGITRISIDSGLPIANGVLTCDTDEQAAVRVNVKGADCAKAVVEMANLALALTPDIDFEMNDGKE; this is translated from the coding sequence ATGACTATTTCAAACAATGACGCAGTAAGTGTGTTAGAGGCAGACCTCAATGGTCAAGATTTGCGCATCGGCATTGTGCAGGCTCGTTTTAATGAAGATCATTGTGTTGCACTCACGAATGCTTGTATTGGTGAATTGATTGCATTGGGCGTCTCTCAGTCAGACATTAAGCTTGTGACTGTTCCTGGTGCGCTAGAGATTCCCTTTGCTCTTCAAAAGCTTGCAGAAACAGGTGAATTCGATGGATTAGTTGCCTTGGGTGCAGTGATTCGCGGCGAAACCTATCACTTTGAATTAGTGTCGAACGAATCCGCCTCAGGCATTACTCGCATCTCCATCGACTCTGGTTTACCAATCGCCAATGGCGTTCTCACATGTGATACTGATGAGCAAGCGGCTGTCCGCGTCAATGTGAAAGGCGCTGACTGTGCCAAAGCTGTTGTGGAGATGGCTAATCTTGCATTAGCGCTGACCCCCGATATTGATTTTGAAATGAATGATGGTAAAGAGTAA